A part of Prevotella melaninogenica genomic DNA contains:
- the nrdG gene encoding anaerobic ribonucleoside-triphosphate reductase activating protein — protein sequence MLRYINTDIVFQEFPDEVTLAINVSGCPCRCPGCHSQFLWADRGEDLTTEALSTLILEMEDTITCVGFMGGDADAEEVDRLAEHIRCHHAGLKIGWYTGRTAISPLINQQRFDYIKVGPYLRHLGGLDSPCTNQRMYRRCADGSFEDITSRFWKAQAGESL from the coding sequence ATGCTTCGTTATATCAATACAGATATTGTTTTTCAGGAGTTTCCCGATGAGGTGACGCTTGCCATCAACGTGTCGGGTTGTCCGTGTCGCTGCCCTGGCTGCCATAGTCAATTTCTCTGGGCAGATAGGGGAGAAGACTTGACGACAGAGGCATTGTCTACACTGATTCTTGAGATGGAAGACACAATAACGTGTGTGGGCTTTATGGGAGGCGATGCCGATGCTGAAGAAGTTGACAGGCTCGCTGAACACATTCGATGTCATCATGCAGGACTGAAAATAGGGTGGTATACAGGGCGCACAGCTATTTCTCCGCTCATCAATCAGCAACGCTTCGATTATATCAAAGTCGGACCTTATCTCCGCCACCTCGGTGGTTTAGATTCTCCTTGCACCAATCAGCGAATGTATCGTCGCTGTGCTGATGGCAGCTTTGAGGATATCACCTCCCGCTTCTGGAAGGCACAAGCTGGCGAGAGTTTATAA